In Anaerolineales bacterium, the sequence CCTGCAGCGAAACAAAAAAAGAGGCGGCTGGCATAAGCTGGGCCTATGCGAAGCCGCCTCTTTTTGAAGGCTAAGCCTTGCGGCGGATCTTGAGCTTGTCCGCCAGCGACACATACTTCTCGTAGTCGTGCCTGCGCACATACTCCAGCAGGCGGCGGCGCTGGCCCACCAGCTTCAGCAGGCCGCGGCGGGAGGAATGGTCCTTGCTGTGGGTCTGCAGGTGGCCGGTCAGCTGCTCAATCCGGCTGGTCAGCAGGGCAATCTGCACTTCAGGCGAACCTGTGTCGCCTTCGGCGCGCTTGTATTCGCCAATTACGGCTTGTTTCTTTTCTTGAGGTAATGGCATGACGTTCTGCACTCCTTTTTTGCAGGTCTCCAGGCAGCTAGCCAAGGCCAGCCTGCTGGTCAAGTCAACGCCAGATTATAACCGCAAGCCCGGCGGAAATCTAGAGCAGCGGCCGCAGCCGCGCCTGGCTGACGGCTGGCAGCACCTTGTACACTTGGCGCGCGATCCAGCGGCAGCCCGGGTCCAGATCCGGCTGCTGCAGGGCTTGCTGCAAGAAATACTCCGTCTCTTTGGGGCTTTGGCGGCCCAGCTCGCTCAGCAGGTCCGCCAGATCGGGGCGGATCTTGCGGTCGGCGCTGCGTACCGGCGCCTCCAGCAGCGTGTAGATCGCTGGCAGGTTGGCGTAACCCGGGCCTTGCAGCAGGTGCTGCAGGGCGGCCAGCGCCAGGCTTTGCTGGCGGCTGTGGCCGCCGGCCAGCAGCTGGCCAGCCCAGGTGATCAGCGCTTCCGCATGCTGTTTCTGCAGGCCCTGCGTGCCGGCCTGGGCCAGTTCGGGGGCCAGCCAGGGTTCCTGGTTCTCCTCTGCCCAGGCGGCCAGGCGGGCGGTCACTTCGTGCGCTTCGGCCGGCGTGGCGCCCAGCAGGCGGGCGGCCAGCTGGCGTGTCTCAATGCTGCGCCGCGCCCACAGCCCATCGGCCACCTGCAGTGCGGTGGCGGGGTCTTCTTCGGCCAACTGGCTCATCTCCAATTGCAGTTGGCGCAGCAGCGGGGTTGGCACCTCGTAGGTTTTGAGCACCGGCCGCAGGCCGCGCACTTCGCCCAGGCGGTTGACCGGCATCGAATAGGCTTCCAGCAGGCGCTCCAGCTCGCGCAAATAGCCGGGCGGATCGCTAAAGTGCTGGGACAAAAGCGCCGCCTCTTGTTTCAGGCGGCCCAGTTCAATGGTTGGCACAGGGTTATTCTACGATAGTCA encodes:
- the rpsO gene encoding 30S ribosomal protein S15, with protein sequence MPLPQEKKQAVIGEYKRAEGDTGSPEVQIALLTSRIEQLTGHLQTHSKDHSSRRGLLKLVGQRRRLLEYVRRHDYEKYVSLADKLKIRRKA
- a CDS encoding DNA alkylation repair protein, which encodes MPTIELGRLKQEAALLSQHFSDPPGYLRELERLLEAYSMPVNRLGEVRGLRPVLKTYEVPTPLLRQLQLEMSQLAEEDPATALQVADGLWARRSIETRQLAARLLGATPAEAHEVTARLAAWAEENQEPWLAPELAQAGTQGLQKQHAEALITWAGQLLAGGHSRQQSLALAALQHLLQGPGYANLPAIYTLLEAPVRSADRKIRPDLADLLSELGRQSPKETEYFLQQALQQPDLDPGCRWIARQVYKVLPAVSQARLRPLL